The nucleotide window AGTTTAGTTTAAAGTAAGAGAATTGAGTTCCTTCATACACTTGTACTCTCCCCAGATTCCATTCCAGCCATTGTAGCATACGGAGGCTGACAGGTAAAACGCTAGTATTCCTCCCCGAGTGGCAAAAAACACAAGGACTGCCAATGGGAAGCTGCCTCCTAAAACCACCACGGAAGGCTCCAAAATTGCACCCATTTGTGCCGCCTGAACTACACAGCCAAGAAACCAATGCGAATCTTAATTTCGAAGGTTGCGACCGATTCTCTTCTTCGCCTCTGCCCTCTCGCGGAATGGCGAGTCCTTCTCTACCAGCTGGGTAGTCTTCCCCATCTTCAAGATAAGATTTGTCTTCTTTGTTGTCAAACCCTAACTTTCCCCTCAAATCTCAACCCCATCGAAACCCTAATGCCCATCCTATCTTCATCCAGTCGGCTGGAATAGTCGACATCTCCTATGTCCAAATCTGCTTTAAAATACCCAGATCCCATTCACCGACTGAACAATAACCCCATCGAAGCCCTAATGTCCATCCCATCTTCCTGGGAAAGTAGATAATCCCTCAAGTTGTCTTCCCCCGTCGTATTTGTTAGCCATTCCCCATCCTCATTAAGTGGTTCGGAGCTCCCTTCAATCAGATCCTGGTGATAAGAGATGGCAGGCCAGCTTGAGGAAGAAAGGTGTTTAGCAGCCTTGTGCAGAAGCTTAGGTGAGTTATGGTCTGAGAATGATATTTTCGATATAAAAAGCGATATCTCAGAAGAAAAATTGATTGAATGCCGGAAAACAATGTTTGGGAAGTTGTACTCTAGACCAAATGTGAATTTTACAGCTTTCGTGAATACTATGACATGAGTGTGGAGAGTCGACAAGGTTACTTGTACTCAACTCGGACTAGGATATTTCTCTTTTGCTTTCCATTCAAAAGAAGAAAAACAGAGGGTTTTAGATATTGGACCATGATGCTTCTCCAGTAATTTACTAGTACTACAACAATGTGACCCTGATACTCCTGAGATTTGTTATGAATTTACCCATTTTGCATTTTTGGTCCATCTCTATGGCCTACCGTTTGGGAGAGTTACTAATGAAGTCATCAGGGACATAGCCTCTAAATTGGGGGAAGTCATAGATGTGAAATTAGAAGCAAAAGGCAATAATCATTACAAAATTGTCAAAGCAAAGGGGATGCTGAATTTGGAAAATCCTTTAAAGATGGGAGTTCTTGTGAATTTGGAGAGGAAGAAATTATGGGTAGAGTTTAAATATGAGCGACTACCACATTATTGTTATTCGTGTGGAAAAATAGGGCATTATGCTACTGTTTGTAAGGAAATTCCTTATGAAAAGTCAGGGTTGCCAGAAGACTTACTGGGAAGATTTAGGAATTGGCCCCGAGTGAATGTGTATGAACTTAGCCCTATGGGAAAATCTTCTATGGCAAACAAGAGCCAATCCTAGAAGAAACAAAGAGTATGCCAGAGACTCCTATGCATTCTGTTTCAGAGAATGATAACCAGCAGCAGGATTAGAATTTAAATATTATTTGGGGACAAAAAAATGCTGAACAAATAACTCAAAAGGAAATTAGTTCATCCACATAGCAATTAGCATTACAACTCATGGGAGATAAAAGCCCACAAAAGAGAGGGAGCTGCTGTATCGATGAAGAATCTGTTATAGTTCTTTACGAAGAACAACAAAAGGAAGCATAAGTCAACATGCTAGAGGTTGTAACAGGGGAGGAAGGGCTGATCAAGCACAAATCTAAAGGCACCAAGCACCTAACAACCAAAAAAGGCAAGCGTTTTTGTCCATATGGTGCGCAAAGCTCGAAAACACCGGATTTAGATAGTACACAGCTGGTAGAAACCCCAATTGAGATGGTGGAGAAGTCATGTCAGTGGGCTTTGGTAGCTAGCCCTAATAAGCCACCAAAAAAGTCATGAAACTACTAAGTTGGAATTGTCAGGGATTGGGCACACCCCTGACAATTCAGGCTTTACGAGTCTTAGTGACTCAAGAAAGGcccaatattatatttttaatggaGACAAAGAATCGGGAGCAAAATGTGCATCAGCTAAGGAGGAGGTTGAAATTTCAGAACTGTTTCGTAGTGAACCCAGAAGGAATTGCAGGTAGCTTGGCTGTTTTTTGGGATGATTAGGTAGTGCTATCAATCGACTCATTCTCAAACAATTACATAAGTGTTCTTTGTCAAGTAATGGAAACCATACAGCAAATGCAAGTCACCTTCATACATGCTCCTTATGTTTTTCAAGAAAGAGTACAACTATGGGAGGATATTCATAGAGCAAGTAGAAACTACCGCCTACCTTGGCTTTGCTTGGGGGACTTTAACGAAGTATTGTATCAATGGGAAAAGTGGGCAGAAAACGAGCGGAAAACTACCGGTTAACGGCTTTCAGGGACTTTCTCGGCAAGTGCTCCTTAATGGATTTGGAATCCAAGGGCTGTGCTTTTACCTGGACAAATAACCGAACAGGAGATCAATTCGTCAAAGAGAGACTAGATAAGGGTTTATGTAATCTAGATTGGCGAATAACTTATCCTAATGCTGAAAGCATAGCACTACCAGCTATAGGGTTCGATCACAGCCCTATTGTAATATCTTTACACTCGCGAAAAGACAAGAAAAtgagggtttttcggtatgaagcATTCTGGGCAGAAGATGAGGAAAGTATGCTATTAGTAAAAAAAAAGGTATGGGCTGAAGGGGAATCTCAAGGGCTGAATATAGTACAAAAGCTGTAGATGGTGGCTAAACAGTTGGCAAAGTGGAGTAAAAACAGATTCCATAATGCAAAACAAAGAATTGATGAGCTGAAAATGAATTGCAACGGCTGACAAATGGAAATGATGTACATAAAGAAAGTGAGACAGTGAAGAGGATAAATCATGAAATTGAAAAGTTTTGGCGGCAAGAGGAAATGTTTTGGGGGATGCGCTTAAGAATCAACTAGTTAAAATGGAAAGACAGAAATACAAAGTTTTTTCATGCAACAACTATTCCGAGAAGAAATAGAAACAGAATTACATTACTAAAGAATGCAGCCGATGAATGGGTGAAAGAAGATCAGCCTTTGGAGGAGATGACAGAAACCTTTTTCAAAAACCTATACTTGTCAATGGGGGCTCGCAATTTTCAGCCTGTCATTCAACAAATACCAACCTTAGTAGATGAAATAATGAACCAGCGGTTGGTAAAATCTGTCACACTAGAGGAGAGTACTGAGGCAATGCAACAATTAGGAGCTAACAAGGCTCCAAGACCGGATGGGCTTAATAAGCTGTTTTACCGAAATCATTGGTCAGATCTAAGTCAGTGAATTTTCAGCGAAGTGCATAATTTTTTTGAGACAGGATACTTAAACCCCGACATGAACAGAACCCAAATCACCCTCAATCCCAAAGTCCTAAACCCTGAAAAGCTTAAACGATTCCGTCCCATCAGCCTGTGCAATTTTATATACAAAATCATCTCTAAAGTAATGACAAATAGATTAAAACCCTTACTACCAAGCCTCATTGCCGAAGAACAAAGTGCCTTTGTGGGGGGACGACAAATTCAAGACAATATCTTGATTGTACAGGAGGTGTTACATAAGTTGCGAACTCGGGAGAGGAAGAGTAAGTTCCAAGCTATCCTAAAGCTTGATATGCAAAAAGCATATGACCAAATCGAATGGGACTTCTTACAAGCATGCTTGACTAAGATGGGATTTTGTGATCAGTGGGTCCAATGGGTGATACAATGCGTGTCCACGGTATCTTCAGCATAAACTTCAATGGCGATCCTCTACCTTTTTTCAAGCCCACCAGAGGAATTCGACAAGGTGACCCACTTTccccatatttatttattttagtggcCAACGTTCTATCCCTCCTAATGAAACAAGCAGTTATGAATGGCACTCTAAGAGGAATTAAGCTAAACAGCTGTTGCCCTACATTATCACACCTGCTCTTTGCGGATGACTCAATATTTTTCCTTCATGGCACTGTTTTGGAATGTCAAAATTTGGCAGCTATCCTACATCAATATTGTTTCGCCATAGGACAGGCCACTAATCTGAACAAATCAGGAATCCATTTCAGCAAGAGCTGTCCCACAAATCTGAGAAGAAATATGGCTGAAGTGCTAAGAGTCTTAGAAATAGAGAAAACAGGGAAGTATTTAGGGATTCCCTCAGATTGGGGAGGCTAAAAAAAAAGATATATTTGCATAGATTCTTGCAAGAGTAAGCATGAAGTTGGAGAGTTGGAAAGATAACTTGCTGTCCAAAACAGGGAAGGAAATATTGATTAAATCAGTAGTGCAGGCTATTCCTCAATATTTAATGTCCATTTTCAAACTCCTTGTGTCGATTTGCAAAGCTATTGAAAAGAAAATTGCAAATTTTTGGTGGTGAAATGGAAACAAAGCTGCTGGAATTCATTGGAAAAAAATGGGAACATTTAAAATTAAGAAGGGAGGAAGGAGGGCTCGACTTTAAAGACCTCCTAGCTTTCAACAAGGCGATGTTAGGCAAGCAAGCTTGGCGCACTTCTCAGTAACCTTCTTCACTTCTAAGTCAATTAATGAAGGGCCTTTACTACCCATAAGGCGACTTTTGGAAAGCTGGAAAAGGATCTAGACCGTCTTGAGGATGGCAAAGCATTGTCTTGGGGAGAGACTCAATAGCTCCTCAAGTTATGTGGGCCGTTGGCAATGGACATACTATATCGATTAAGGAAGATAAATGGTTAAAAAGTGGAATTATTGGTGGGCCAGTGATAAGAAATGAGCCAGAGAAAGTGGGGGCTTTAATAGAACAAAGGGATGTGAAATGGAATGAGGAAATGTTACGGTCATTGTTCGATGGCCACAGAGTTAAGGAAATCCTTGCTACCCCCATAGGGTTACCTTCTACAACAGATAAAATGGTATGGTTGAGCAACAAATCAGGGCCCTATTCGGTGAAAAGCGAATATATATACAACAGAAATCAAACAGCTAACCCAATAACCACAACAACATCTTTCTCGCATCAAACAAAGCCAGACCTTTGGAAATTCATCTGGAAATCTAACAATCTACCGAGAGTTAAACAGTTTCTCTGGAATGCTTGCCAGATTGCAATACCTATAGTGGAAAACTTGCATAGGAGGAGAATTGTACCTGATCCACTATGCCTAATCTGTAAAAAAGAAGCTGAAACCATTGAACATGCTCTATTGCTCTGTCCTTGGACTGTCAAGTTATGGCAAGCGAGTCCCCTGCACATCTAGATTTCCAGACGTGGGTTAACACGAATTGATGAATGGCTATACTCGAAAAAAGAAGACCCAAGCAGTGACTAAGATTTCAACCTAATTGCCACGGCTATGTGGTGCATTTGGAAAGATCGGAACTGGTTTGTTTTCGAACATCATCCCCTGTCTCCGCATCAGACCCTGTCCAAAGCAATAGCTCTTAATGAGAACTACACACGAGCTGTAACAGTAAGAAAACAATAGCAAAAAATACTAATACTCACACGCAGCGATGGAAACCACCGCCACTGAACGCTCTGAGCATCAATATAGACGCTTCATTTGTTGGGGATGGAGTCGAAATACCAGATCTAGAGGAGAGGAGGGAAGTGGCCGGGAACAGAACAACACCAACTCTCGAGGAAGATAGAGCTGTGGCCGAGAACAGGGGTGTTGTAGACACTCCCTTTGTCGGGGATGAAGACGAAGCACTAGATCCGGAGGAGGCCAGACCAGCGACTGAGGAAGACAGTGAAGTGGCTTTGAACAGGGCCTCCGAAAGCGCAGCAGATCTGGAGGAGACCAGAGATGTGGTCCGAAATCGAACAACCCCAGCTCTCGAGGAAGATATCGAAGTGGCCGAGAATAGGAATGTCTTTGGCGCCTCCGATGTCAAGAATGAAAGTGAATCACCAGATATGGAGGAGCATGGAGAAACGGAGACCAGACCTAACCGAACAACACCAGATCTTGGGGAAAACAGAGGAGGGACCGAGAACAGGAGCGCCATCGCCTGCATCTGCCGTGATTCTCGGGGCTGTCTGGTGGACGATTTTTCAAAGACTATAGCAGCCTCCTTGGCTGAACAAGCGGAGGCCATAGCTCTCATGGAAACCCTAGATTTCCTCTCCAACAGATCGAACAAAACTCTCCAAGTACACTCTGACTGCTTGTTGCTCGTGCAAGCAGTTCAGGAAGTGACAAAACTGAACTGGGAAGTTGCAGGGCTGGTGGACTGATCTTAGAGAAAATGAAAAGCTTTTCGGGCCTGTCTTTGGCCCACTGTAGCAAAGACGCCAATAGGCCCGCCGACTGGATTGCACGAGCCCAAAGAGAGCACTACCTCCCCCGAAACTAGGTAATCAACCCCCGATAGCCTTAATCGATTTACTAAGTGCTCATGTTTTTGATGTAATTGCTCCAAACTTTTCTAAGTAAATGAATAGAAAGCGCATTTTGACCAAAAAAAAAAGAACTACACAGCCAAGAGCTGCATTCCTCACCGTGGTTGGAAACAACGCTGACATGTGGATGAAGAGCAAATTTTACATGCTAGCCATGCCAACAATCCCAAGAATTCCACACACCAGCCTCACTACTTTCCTTATCATGCTTAACTTCATCAAGCTTCCAATAAGGCAGAAGAATCCGCTGAACCACTCTGTTCTAATCGCCGACGCCTTCCTCCCGAATTTATCAAGCAAGACTGCTGGCATCTCGTTGAGGAACTCATTAAGGTAAAAGTTGAGGTGGAGATTGATGACGATTAGGCTAATGCCGTTGTACGCGACTGAACACAGGAAGTTGATTGCCGTGGACCGGAATAGGCAAATCAGAGTGATGGGCGACTTCACCATATCAATGAGAGATCCTCTTTTCACATCCCTTGTGTCCATCTGATATTTGCAGGATCGATTATTTGAGTTTTCATTCACTTCCTCATCAAATGCCAGAATAACTGTTGGGGAGGTGTTTCTTGTTGGCTTTGGCGATAGCCAGCATAAGCTTCATGGCATCGTCAATCTTCTCCTGGACGAGATACCATCGTGGGGACTCTGAGATGAAAGGGACGACCCCCACAAGGAAGAAAATGGAGGGAATGGAGGAAGCAACGTAGAGACCCTGCTGCGAGCGGAACACAAAAGTGATGCTGGACAGGATGTCGCACGAGAAGAAGTAGAAAGTGGACATTCTTGCCGCCCCACACTTCTTTGGGCCGGCTGAACCTGGTAATGACGAAGAGGAGGCAATAGGTCCAGTAATCCGCAGAGGGGGCAGTCAAGTAACTGAAGATGGCATTCAAGATAGAAACCACCGTGAGAGAGCCTTTTCTTCCCAGGGACGAGTCCGAGAGACTGCCGCTTGTTCCAGCTCTTGCAACATACGGCATTAGAAGTAGGGGTAAGCGGTTCTTGGTTCCGGTTCGGTTCCGTCTGGAACCTGGAACCTACCCTCGGGTACAGGTTCCTCAATTTTTGGAACCTGGAACCTACCCGTCAGA belongs to Rutidosis leptorrhynchoides isolate AG116_Rl617_1_P2 unplaced genomic scaffold, CSIRO_AGI_Rlap_v1 contig222, whole genome shotgun sequence and includes:
- the LOC139882053 gene encoding uncharacterized protein — encoded protein: MGKVGRKRAENYRLTAFRDFLGKCSLMDLESKGCAFTWTNNRTGDQFVKERLDKGLCNLDWRITYPNAESIALPAIGFDHSPIVISLHSRKDKKMRVFRYEAFWAEDEESMLLVKKKVWAEGESQGLNIVQKL
- the LOC139882054 gene encoding uncharacterized protein — translated: MWAVGNGHTISIKEDKWLKSGIIGGPVIRNEPEKVGALIEQRDVKWNEEMLRSLFDGHRVKEILATPIGLPSTTDKMVWLSNKSGPYSVKSEYIYNRNQTANPITTTTSFSHQTKPDLWKFIWKSNNLPRVKQFLWNACQIAIPIVENLHRRRIVPDPLCLICKKEAETIEHALLLCPWTVKLWQASPLHI